One window of the Sander lucioperca isolate FBNREF2018 chromosome 5, SLUC_FBN_1.2, whole genome shotgun sequence genome contains the following:
- the LOC116038861 gene encoding pregnancy zone protein-like, translating into MVILDIKMLSGFVPDPESLNMLKGALLVDRVEQKEDHVLVYIRELPKDTGINHSLKLIQEHQVENLKPAVVKIYDYYQPSDQSDTEYIHPCVAA; encoded by the exons ATGGTTATCCTGGATATCAAAATGCTCTCTGGATTTGTCCCAGACCCAGAGTCTTTGAACATG CTCAAAGGTGCCCTGCTGGTGGATCGTGTTGAACAAAAGGAGGATCATGTTCTGGTGTACATACGGGAG TTACCGAAGGACACAGGCATCAACCACAGCCTAAAGCTCATACAGGAGCACCAAGTGGAGAACCTGAAGCCAGCCGTGGTCAAGATCTACGACTACTACCAGCCAA GTGACCAGTCTGATACAGAATACATCCACCCTTGTGTTGCAG CTTGA